The following proteins are co-located in the Xiphophorus hellerii strain 12219 chromosome 2, Xiphophorus_hellerii-4.1, whole genome shotgun sequence genome:
- the LOC116731806 gene encoding small integral membrane protein 29-like translates to MRQQRPSLISNRKRTKQERREMNVNHTTSFSSTPNIKPEFPGYYALLPLVVLALSSCIVAVVFYMKRRRRLDELRHHLIPVYTYDPGEEEEDWRDYDKDDEEEGLAEPLYKDSQLSFDRT, encoded by the exons ATGCGTCAACAGAGACCTTCCTTaataagcaacagaaaaagaaccaaacaggaaaGAAGAGAAATGAATGTGAACCACACGACCTCCTTTAGCTCAACTCCAAATATAAAACCTGAATTCCCTGGGTACTACGCCCTCTTGCCTCTTGTTGTACTCGCACTGAGTAGCTGCATAGTGGCAGTG GTTTTCTATATGAAAAGGAGAAGAAG ACTAGATGAGCTGCGCCACCATCTGATTCCGGTTTACACCTACGACCccggagaggaagaggaagactGGAGAGATTATGACAAAGACGATGAGGAGGAAGGGCTGGCT GAACCTTTGTACAAGGATTCACAGCTCTCCTTTGATAGAACATGa